Below is a genomic region from Corallococcus macrosporus.
GGAGGAACCACGCCTGCGACGTCACGCCCGTCTGGAAGCCGAAGACGATCTCCAAGAGGCGGTTGGGCAGCGCGTGCTTGAAGAAGGACAGGTGCTGGTGGTGGTGGTTCCACGAGCAGATCCACCCCTTGGGGATGATGCCCAGCCCGAACCACAGCACCGGCACCCACCAGCTTCGCGCCGTGAGGAACACCGTCACGTCGAGCGCGAACACGCTCAGGAACATCAGGACCGGGATGCGATCTTCAGGGTGCCGGAACAGGGTCATGAGCCTTCCACGACAAGGGGGACGAGGCAGAAATGCCGATTTTCTGACTGTAGGACGGCAGCCCCCACCCCGAACAGCCCGCCCTTGCCTGCCTGCACGTTCCACACTGACGGTAAACAACGTAGTCGTGTTGAACTTGTCTTTCCACTATTCCAAGAATCGCAGTCCTGCGTTGTGATAAACGCCGACCCAGCCCTTTTGGACCCAACCTGGAGGCGGCAATGCGGAACCAGACCATCGAGGCGGCGCTCGCGAAGAATCCCCACCGTGAGCAGCTCATCAAGCATCGGTTCTTCGAGGTGGTGGATGAGAAGGCCTTCAGCCGGGACCAGGCGGAGATGGTGCTGGGGCAGTGGTGGCACCCCCTGCACTACTTCCCCAACTTCCTGAGCAAGCTCATCGCCGTCTGTCCGCAGATGGAGATGAAGACGGCGGTGACCCACATCCTGAACCAGGAGGTGGGCGAGGGAGACCCGGCGCGCGCGCACGAGCGCTTCTTCATCCAGACGATGACGGACGCGGGCTTCACGAAGGCGGGCGTGTCGGAGGCGGACATGACGCCCGCCACGCGCCGGCTCATCGACGGCTACCAGCGCTCCACGGAGAACCACCTCACCGGCCTGGGCTTCCTCTACGGCACGGAGGTGGCGGACCTCACCATGGTGGCCAAGCTGGGCAAGCTGGTGCGCCGCACCACGGGCCTCAAGTCCCTGCCCTGGGTGGACATCCACGTGAAGCAGGAGCCGGACCACGTGGAGACGGCCGGCCACACGGTGGGGCTCCAGTACACCGACGAGGAGCTGGCCACCATCACCCGGGGCGCCGAGGAGATGTGGCAGCTGTGGGTGGGATTCTTCGAGGAGCTGCGCAACCGCGTCGTCTGAGCGGCCCCTTGCGTCAAGCGCAACCCCCTGGAATCCGTACGTTTTCGCACGGAACACTGGCGAATCTCTCCAGGTAGGGTAGTCACTCCCCGCGTCACGGGAGCGTCACACCCCAGCGCCACCTCCCGCGGCGGACCGCGCCTGTCCCTCCAGGCGCCGAGGGAGACCCCATGCTCGAAAAGCTGATGCCGAAGTCGGACGAGTTCTTCGACGACTTCGACGCGCAATGCGCAAGGACCGTCGAGGGAGCGAAGCTCCTGCACGCGCTCCTGGCGGACTACCGGGACGTGCCCACGCGCGTCCAGGCCCTGAAGGACGTGGAGCACAAGGGCGACGAAGTCACCCACGCCGCCTTCAACCGCCTCCACCAGCAGTTCATCACCCCGTTCGACCGCGCGCAGATCCACACGCTCCTGTCGCGCATCGACGACGTGCTGGACCTGACCAACGCGGCGGCCGCGCGCCTGCTGTACTACGAGATCGAGACCAGCCGGCCGGACGCCACGGAGCTGGCGCGGCTGCTGGTGCTCTCCACGCAGAAGGTGCAGGAGGTCGTCGCGGCGCTGCGGCTCATCAAGAAGCCGGAGCAGATCCTCGCGGGCTGCATGGAGATCAAGCACCTGGAGACGCAGGCGGACGAGGTCCTGCGCGCGGGCATGGGCCGGCTGTTCAAGAGCGGCGTGGACACCCTGACCATCATCAAGTGGAAGGAGATCTACGACCTCATCGAGACGGCCACCGACAAGTGCCAGGGCGTGGCCAACGTCATCGAAGGCGTCGTGCTGGAGCACTCCTGAGATGCTGCTCGCCGCGGTCGTTCTCATCGTCATCGTCGCGCTCGTCTTCGACTTCATCAACGGCTTCCACGACGCGGCGAACTCCATTGCCACCGTGGTGTCCACGCGCGTGCTGTCGCCGAACCTGGCCGTGGCGTGGGCCGCGTTCTTCAACTTCGTGGCGGCCTTCGCGGGCGGCGTGCACGTGGCCAACACCATGGGCAAGGGCATCATCAACTTCGAGATGCTCCGCGCGGCCGGCCCCACGGCGGTGCTGATGGTCATCTTCTCCGCGCTCATTGGCGCCATCGCGTGGAACCTGCTCACGTGGTGGTGGGGGCTGCCCTCGTCCTCGTCGCACGCGCTGGCGGGCGGGATGATTGGCGCCACCCTGCCGGTGCTGGGCTTCCAGGGGCTGGTGGGCAGCGGCATCGCGCGCATCGCCGCGTTCATCGTGCTGTCGCCGCTCATCGGCATGACGCTGGGCATCGGGATGATGGTGGCCAGCACCTGGGCGGTGCACCGTCAGACGCCGCTGCGCGTGGACACCTGGTTCCGCCGGCTGCAGCTGGTGTCGTCCGCCATCTTCTCCTTCAGCCACGGCACCAACGACGCGCAGAAGGTCATGGGCATCATCGCGGTGGTGCTCTTCGGCACCATCTGGCGCGACCGCCCGTTCCACATCGACTGGTGGATGATCATCTCCTGCCACGCGGCCATCGCGCTGGGCACGTTCTTCGGCGGCTGGCGCATCATCCGCACCATGGGCCACAGCCTCACGAAGCTGGCGCCCATTGGCGGCTTCAGCGCGGAGACGGGCGGCGGCGTCACCATCATCGCGCTGGCGGAGATGGGCATCCCCGTCTCCACCACGCACACCATCACCGGCGCCATCGTCGGGGTGGGTTCCACGCGCGGCTGGCGCGCCGTGAAGTGGGGCGTCGCCGGCCGCATCATCTGGGCGTGGGTGTTCACCATCCCCGCCGCCGCGCTGGTGTCCGTCATCGTCTACGGACTCACGCTGGCGGTGGTGCGGATGGTGGGCTGAAGCAGCACCCGGGCGCGGGGGGAAGGCCCCCGCGCCACGGTCCTACCGCCCTTCCCTACCGGACGTTGAGCGCCGCCGCCGGCCCGCCCACGGACGGCGGAACGAAGGGAATCACCTTCTTGTTCTGCCACTGGACCAGCTTCAGCGACGGGTCCTCCAGCGGCACGTCGAAGGTGTAGGAGATGCGCGTGGGGAAGTTCCCGTCCATCTCCTCAATCCGCACCTTCATGCCCTTCATGTCGAACTCCTGCCCCAGGGTCACCGGGTGGCGCGCGGCGCGGTGGATGCGCTCCTCGATGGAGTCCAGGAAGTGGCCGCCCTTGGGCAGTGACAGCTCCAGGGAGTTGGGCCCGGTGCGCGTCACCTTCTGCTCGTTGAGCGAATAGGACAGCACCCACCAGGCCTTCGGCAGCGGCATGCCCGTGGACCACCAGCGCACGGAGCCGTAGATGCCGATGATGCCGTTGGGGGCGTTGACCACCACCACCCGCTGCTCGGGCAGCTTCGACTCGTCAAAGGCCTCCTCGTAGCGGGCCTGCACGCGCGCCATGAGGGCGTCCGTCTGCGAGTAGGCCTCCATGGTCTGCCACCAGATGTAGGGCGCGGCCACCACGTGCAGCAGGGCCATCACCGCGGCGCCGGCCAGCACCGCGCCCGCGCGGAGCGTGCGCGCGCGGCCCCGCCACGCCTGGCGCAGCACCACGGCCATGCCCACGGCCATGCCCAGGCTGGGCACGATGAGCGTGCGCGAGCCGGCGAACGCGGAGTTGGACAGCCACGTGGACACGAACGCGCCCGTCAGCATCCAGCCCACCGTGCGCCGCTCCGCGGCCGCCAACTGGGGCCACACGCCCCACACGAGCAGCGCGAACAGCGCGAGGCCCACGGCGCCGAGGATGCCGAACAGGGGCACCAGGGACTGGTCGAAGATGAAGTCCGGGGGCGCGTTCAGCGTCAGGCCCGCGATGGCGGCCGGGACGCGGGTGAGCATGGCCTTGAACCAGTCCACCGGCGTGCCCACGGCGTCCAGGTACATGTCGGACGCGCCCGCGCCGTAGCCCATCGCGCGGTACGCCACGAAGTAGCAGGCCATCAGCACGGCGAACGGGATGAGCCCCTTGAGCTTGTCCTTCGCCTGCCCCGGTCCGGAGAAGGCCTCGTAGGCCAGCACGTACGGGCTGAGGATGACCATGGTCTCGCCGCACAGCAGCGCCAGCGCGAAGGACACCAGCGCGCCCACCAGGAAGTTCGTGCGCTTCTCCTCGCGCCACTTCACGTGGAAGTAGAGGCCGAGGATGCCGAAGAGCAGCGACATCACCACGCTGCGGTACGACAACCAGCCCAGCACCGCCGAGTGCGAGCCCCAGATGGCGAAGAGGAACATGGACACGCCCGCCAGGGCCGTGGGCAGCACGCGCTTGAGCAGCACGCCCGCCAGCACCACCAGGCCCACGTACCAGAGCACCGAGTGGATCAGGTAGCCCGTGGCGGCGCGGTTGTAGAGCAGGTGATCCAGTCCGTAGAGCAGGCTGCCCAGGGGCCGGAAGAACGAGACGCGCACCGAGGGCTCCACCCACCACGGGAAGACGCCCACCTCCGCCAGCCGCAGCGTGTGCTCCGGGATGCCGGTGGCCGTGCGGTACACGTCCAGGGGCGTGTTGCCCAGCGGCGCGGGCGGCGGCACGTGGTCCCAGACACCCAGCCAGATGTAGTCATCCGGCATGAAGCCCGCGCGCAGCGCCAGCAGGCCCAGCACCAGCGCCAACACGGTGGAAATCCAGAAGTATCGTTTAAACGGCCAACCCGGGGCGGCTGGCGGGGGAGAAGTATCCATGTTTCAAAGATCTATCAGCA
It encodes:
- a CDS encoding TenA family transcriptional regulator — protein: MRNQTIEAALAKNPHREQLIKHRFFEVVDEKAFSRDQAEMVLGQWWHPLHYFPNFLSKLIAVCPQMEMKTAVTHILNQEVGEGDPARAHERFFIQTMTDAGFTKAGVSEADMTPATRRLIDGYQRSTENHLTGLGFLYGTEVADLTMVAKLGKLVRRTTGLKSLPWVDIHVKQEPDHVETAGHTVGLQYTDEELATITRGAEEMWQLWVGFFEELRNRVV
- a CDS encoding DUF47 domain-containing protein encodes the protein MLEKLMPKSDEFFDDFDAQCARTVEGAKLLHALLADYRDVPTRVQALKDVEHKGDEVTHAAFNRLHQQFITPFDRAQIHTLLSRIDDVLDLTNAAAARLLYYEIETSRPDATELARLLVLSTQKVQEVVAALRLIKKPEQILAGCMEIKHLETQADEVLRAGMGRLFKSGVDTLTIIKWKEIYDLIETATDKCQGVANVIEGVVLEHS
- a CDS encoding inorganic phosphate transporter, producing MLLAAVVLIVIVALVFDFINGFHDAANSIATVVSTRVLSPNLAVAWAAFFNFVAAFAGGVHVANTMGKGIINFEMLRAAGPTAVLMVIFSALIGAIAWNLLTWWWGLPSSSSHALAGGMIGATLPVLGFQGLVGSGIARIAAFIVLSPLIGMTLGIGMMVASTWAVHRQTPLRVDTWFRRLQLVSSAIFSFSHGTNDAQKVMGIIAVVLFGTIWRDRPFHIDWWMIISCHAAIALGTFFGGWRIIRTMGHSLTKLAPIGGFSAETGGGVTIIALAEMGIPVSTTHTITGAIVGVGSTRGWRAVKWGVAGRIIWAWVFTIPAAALVSVIVYGLTLAVVRMVG